The Armatimonadia bacterium genomic sequence CCAAGATCGTCAAGACGATCGACGAGATCGCCTTCCAGACAAACCTCCTGGCTCTCAACGCAGCCGTCGAAGCCGCTCGCGCCGGAGACGCAGGCAAGGGCTTCGCCGTTGTCGCCGAGGAGGTGCGCAACCTCGCGATGCGCAGTGCCGAGGCGGCCAAGAACACCGCGAACCTCATCGAGGAGTCCGTCGCGCATGCCGAGAGCGGCGTTGCGATGAACCGCGAGGTCTTCAGCCAGCTCCAGGAGATCAACGAGCAGATCCGCAAGGTCGGCGAGGTCATGGCCGAGATCACTGCGGCCTCCGAGCAGCAGAGCCAGGGCGTGGAGCAGATCAACGTGGCTGTCGAGCAGATGGATCAGGTCACCCAGCAGAACGCTGCCAACTCGGAGGAGTCAGCGAGCGCCGCCGAGGAGCTCTCGAGTCAGGCGGAAGAGCTGCGCAGCATGGTCGGCCGCTTCCAGATGACGGACAGCCAGGGCGGTGCCGCCAGGCCGCAGGCACGTCCTGCCGCTGCCGCACCCGCAAGCAGCAGAAAGACCGAGCCTGGTGCGGCCTCCCGCACGCGCCCGGCCCCCGCGAGGTCTGGACGCGAAGCCACAGCACAGATCCCGTTGCCCGACGACGCCGCCGGTCGACGCGACGGACTGACGCTGCAGGACTTCTAGAGCCTCTCAGGCATGGGGCTCGGAAGGGTACCGGGTCCCATGCCGATACAGCAAACCCGAACGGGTGAGAAGGCCGCACCAGTCTGAGCGCAAGGATGTAGACTCCCTGTGACCATAGTGCAGTCACCCAAAGGACTAACCCGGGAGCAGTTCGGTGCCATCTGCCGCCTCACTCACGAGGTCTGCGGCATCAATCTGCATGAGGGCAAGGAGAGACTCGTCGAGGCTCGACTGGCACGGCGTCTTCGCGCTCTGGAGCTCGTCGACGTTGACCAGTACCTGGACTACCTGCGCGGCCCCTCCGGAGACACCGAGATCCTCCATATGGTCGATGCCCTCACGACCAACAAGACCAGCTTCTTCCGCGAGCCGCAGCACTTCGATTTCCTGGCTGAGAGGGTGATCCCCGAAGCGACTGCTCGCGGCTCGCAGTTACGCCTCTGGAGCGCCGGCTGCTCCTCCGGAGAGGAACCCTTCACCATCGCCATGGTGGCGCTGGAGACTCTCGGAACCAACCGGGCAGCCTCCGTGCGCATCCTGGCAACGGACATCTCCGCCGAGATGCTCGACAAGGCCTCTGAGGGCGTCTACACCGAGGCCGCACTCGCCGAGGTGCCGCGCCCGCTCCTGACCCGCTACTTCGAGCCGATCAAGGGTTCGGCGCCCCGCTCCTGGCGGGTTGGTTCGCTCTTGCGCCGGACGGTGACCTTCGCCCAGCTCAACCTCATGGAGAAGTGGCCGATGAGGGGACCCTTCGACGCGATCTTCTGTCGCAACGTCATGATCTACTTCGACCGCGAGACGCGAGATCACCTGGTCGAACGCTTCCGTCGGTTGCTGCACCCGGAGGGTTACCTGCTCGTAGGCCATTCGGAGAGCCTTACGGGAGCCGAGACCGGCCTGAGCTACGTCCAGCCCGCGGTCTATGCGCGATGAGACCGACCGCCGCAGAGGTGCGCAAGTGAAACACATCGTCGGCGTGGCAGATATGTGTGTGTCCTCAACCTCCGGGGATGTCATCGTCACCTATGCCCTGGGTAGTTGCCTCGGCCTGACGGTCCACGACCCTGTGGCGGGTGTCGGTGGGATGCTGCATGTCATGCTCCCGCTCTCGACAATCGACGCGGACCGCGCCCGCGAAAACCCCTGCATGTTCGTCGATACAGGAGTTCCACGCCTGTTCCTCGAGTGCTACAAGGCCGGCGCCGAGAAGCGTCGACTCCGGGTGAAGGTCGCAGGCGGAGCCTGGGTCCACCAGGGCGATGAGAGCGGAGACTTCTTCCAGATCGGCAAGCGCAATGTGCTCGTGCTGCGCAAGCTGCTGTGGCGTAATGGAGTGCTTCTGGAGGCGGAAGACGTGGAGGGAACGTGCTCACGGACGATGTCGCTGGAGATCGGCTCCGGCCAGGTGCTGATACGGTCGGAGGGGCAGCAGCGGGACCTGTAAGGGTCGCATCAAGCGGTCTGCGTACTCGCAGGTTCAGTCTCGGCTGGCCCTGCGTCCCCGGGTGAGGCGATAGGCACGATGCAACTGAATGTGATGATCGTCGACGACAGCATGGTGATGCGCAGCATGATCCGGCGCACCTTGCAGCTCAGTGGGCTGCCACTGGGCGACCTTCACGAGGCGGCTAACGGGGCCGAGGGGCTCGAGACGCTCGAAAACCACCCCATCGACCTGATCCTTGCCGACCTGAATATGCCGGTTATGGACGGCGAGACCATGATCGAGCACATCCGCGCCGATGCCGCCTTCTCGCACCTGCCGATCCTCATCGTATCCACCGAAGGCAGCTTCCGGCGCATCAGTCTTCTTCGCAGCAAGGGTGCCGAGTTCGTGCACAAGCCCTTCACGCCCGAGGCGATCCGCGAGGCCGTCTCGGACCTCACAGGAGTCGACTATGACCAACTCACTGGACCTGAGGCTGTATCGGGCAGCGGCCCAGACTTTTGAGGAGCTCGCCTTCCTCTTTGCCTATCCCCAGCAGGCGGAGGCTCAGAGCGCTGCGCCCACCGACGTCATAGCAAGCGCTTCCTTCCGCGGCCCGCTGCAGGGCCGTGTTACAGTGGCCTGCCCGCGCTCGATGCTGCCGGCGATCGCCCGCAACATGCTCGGAGAGGCAGAGGACCCGCCAGAGCTGCAGCAACTCGATGCCCTCAGCGAGATGGCCAACGTCGTGTGTGGCAATCTGCTGCCGACGCTTGCCCCTGAGGGGTCGGTCTTCCACATGGAGGCCCCGCAGGTCTTCGAGGGCGACCTCCTCCGCGCCGAGGACA encodes the following:
- a CDS encoding protein-glutamate O-methyltransferase produces the protein MTIVQSPKGLTREQFGAICRLTHEVCGINLHEGKERLVEARLARRLRALELVDVDQYLDYLRGPSGDTEILHMVDALTTNKTSFFREPQHFDFLAERVIPEATARGSQLRLWSAGCSSGEEPFTIAMVALETLGTNRAASVRILATDISAEMLDKASEGVYTEAALAEVPRPLLTRYFEPIKGSAPRSWRVGSLLRRTVTFAQLNLMEKWPMRGPFDAIFCRNVMIYFDRETRDHLVERFRRLLHPEGYLLVGHSESLTGAETGLSYVQPAVYAR
- a CDS encoding response regulator → MQLNVMIVDDSMVMRSMIRRTLQLSGLPLGDLHEAANGAEGLETLENHPIDLILADLNMPVMDGETMIEHIRADAAFSHLPILIVSTEGSFRRISLLRSKGAEFVHKPFTPEAIREAVSDLTGVDYDQLTGPEAVSGSGPDF
- a CDS encoding chemotaxis protein CheX, with the translated sequence MTNSLDLRLYRAAAQTFEELAFLFAYPQQAEAQSAAPTDVIASASFRGPLQGRVTVACPRSMLPAIARNMLGEAEDPPELQQLDALSEMANVVCGNLLPTLAPEGSVFHMEAPQVFEGDLLRAEDTPAARTRLEFDEGWAEVGLHLQDTRTADGGCR
- a CDS encoding chemotaxis protein CheD → MKHIVGVADMCVSSTSGDVIVTYALGSCLGLTVHDPVAGVGGMLHVMLPLSTIDADRARENPCMFVDTGVPRLFLECYKAGAEKRRLRVKVAGGAWVHQGDESGDFFQIGKRNVLVLRKLLWRNGVLLEAEDVEGTCSRTMSLEIGSGQVLIRSEGQQRDL
- a CDS encoding methyl-accepting chemotaxis protein, with product KIVKTIDEIAFQTNLLALNAAVEAARAGDAGKGFAVVAEEVRNLAMRSAEAAKNTANLIEESVAHAESGVAMNREVFSQLQEINEQIRKVGEVMAEITAASEQQSQGVEQINVAVEQMDQVTQQNAANSEESASAAEELSSQAEELRSMVGRFQMTDSQGGAARPQARPAAAAPASSRKTEPGAASRTRPAPARSGREATAQIPLPDDAAGRRDGLTLQDF